TTAGTACAAAACTGGTTGATAATATTCTAGTAACTTTTTACCAATTTATCAATTTGTCATGGCAAAATAGATGACTATCAATGCCGGTAAAATCTTTATGCTCGCTCGGAACTGGCTCTGTCTAAGGGCCGCTTTCAAACTTGTTAGAACTTGTTAGAATTTCCAAGTTTCGAAGGTAAAACCACTCGACTCATTCGAAAAGTGAGTAGTCCAAGTTCTGAGGCTATGATAACGCCTGGCGATAACCAAAAACCTGGtggttttattttcttcatGCGAAGTTATTGACAGTTTATACAGTTGTCAATTATAATATGTCACTGGTAACAAAGAACGAGGCAGCATTTTCAGTGCTAGCTCATGGTTACACAACTCCTGCAATGACATCCAGGCCCTCATAATCTGCTGCAGAATTGTCTTTGTTGGGTATATTAGTCTTTCTTGTCATCTGCACTACCGTAGCAAAATCTAACTTGGAGCGTTGCTTCATGTCACGCCCTGGAGAGCTTCTGCTAGTGGCTCTGGCAAGGGCTGTAGTAGCCAAGAGCAAGTTTGAGCAGTCTCTGGTAGATACCCTAGCGAGCTCGCTGACTGTGTCATCCTCATAGAGTCTGTCATAGCTCGTGCTGTCTGATTGCTGTATGATGATATCTTTGTCTCCAAGTATTTGTATGCTGAATGTTCCATCTCTCTTCATGTGAACCTAAAAAACAGGACAAAATGCAGATCAAATGGTCATGCTAGAGTTGTTCACTCTTACTGATAGCGAAATAACAACTCCAAAACATTCATTAACTAATTACTATGAAGAAAAAATATacagaaaatgtaaatttacctCTTCCTTTACTTTGGCAGCCATTTGACAGCAAACAGGAATTGACAGAATGCATACAAGTATCTCCATTCCACATGTTGCTAAATTGTATAACATGTAAACAACTAAACAACATGCAGTGTAACATGTGATGTAATCATACATACATTGGTACGTAGCATCAGATATAATAGAGTTTAATAGTTTTGGCATGTCAGTAGAATGAGTCATTTTTGACTCACCATTGATTGTCCGATTGCATTATAGGTAAAGGAAAAGGCCAAtgtagaaatacatgtaatagtaTACAGCAAACCACGATTTTACAgaaaaactacatgtactatgAATTGCTATAATTTATATAAGCCATGTTGATGACGAGTTAAGAAAAGAATATTCCTGAACAATTATTCTTACCCATTCCTAGAATAACGTTTATGTCTAACTCTTCTTGTCGATACATCGCACCATCAGATAAATGAGTGAAAAGTCCTCGCTTTAAAAGTTGTATGCAGACAATGCCCACAACAATAGAAACTATGCACAAGGCTCCATAGCACATTACCTGCGGAAAGACGACTCTGTATATTgtgattattttttaaatgagcAAACGCATGGCACTGAAACGATTAATTTATTAGTGATTCAAGAAGAATGTTAAAAGTAACACAGTAAATGCCAAAAGAATGACAAGTCAGTTGTATGTTTATCACCAACAATTAACGAGCATAACAATCACTGAAACAGCGATGCTAGTGGCATACAAAGATTAGAAAATTCTTTCACTAGCACACCGTGACCTAATAGAAGAAGCATAACTTAAACCTACCAGATAGCCTGTTCGTTTCTTTGCAGTGACTATTCCTATTCCAGCTGTTAGCAAAAACTACAATAAAGTACATAGAATGAAAGTATTAACCATTATAACTATTTTAAGATTATAGGTGTTATGTCTgtcatgttatatatgttatttctgtgtattagtttattttgaataaatatgatatatttattttatatgttgttatattgtTTCTTCTATACATTTAAATGACAGttcaacttaaatttatttgtagCTACCAAAGCTAGTTACATTGTTTTTGCCTCTAAAATGATATTGTTGCACTAAGAGTtcgaaatataatatattaatgaattttgctgcatttttgtcaaacatttAGCGGTATGAGAAATGGCAGATATTTTACGGAGTATTGATATGGCCATGGCTACGTTATTCTATAAATGATCATGAAAACCACTGAAGCAGCTATTCTGGTGGCAGACATAATCTAGATCATTCTTTCACTCACAAATCATGGTCATCCGGAGAGCATGACCTAGTGGTCTAGAATGCTTGACCTGtgaacaacaggttggggttcaGTTACCCAAAAAAGGTCACGGATACAAGAATGGAgttcaaccttaaattgctctctgcaaccgGGCATGTCGTTGAAGCTCTCTCTCTCTACTGGACTCAAAAATCGCTAGGCTATAGTTTGTGTAGAGTTGCTCTTAAAAACATGCAGCATATGTTAGCAGCAAGCTAAGTAGACATACTCTATCTTCGAGGGATATCTAACACCTGGTCATCCATGAGTAGTCAGCTAGGAATTATGGTCAGAGTTCCCATAACTGGCTACATTTCGGGCTCTTATTCTCGCTGAGAAAATGGTAGCAGGTTTCAGACTTTAACTCCTGATGACCTCTTAGCTTGATTGAGAGAGTTGCCTACACATATCTAGCTGTTGCTGTGAGAGCAGGTAACTTCTTGCCATAAGtttaaactttgatttttttGGATCATTGGTATACTTGCAAGCTGCCAAGCTCAGCATTGCTTCTACCATTTGAGTCAAACTCTATGCTAAGTTGCTGATCGGTCCTTGATCCACCAATCGATAGGTCAAGACTAGATCGGCTCATTTACATTAGCTATCAACTCATGTAGTATTTTGGCGTAGACTGCCCACACCTCTACAGATTCACAAATTTGATAAATCTACAGGTAGGAAAGGAAGGACTTCGCATATCCAAAGTAAGCTCTAGCCTGAAACAGGTGTCCCACCATCAGGTCAGGCCTTTTATGTTAATCACCGTAgcaataaaaatgaacattGAACAGCAAGAATAACCcattacatataaatataatccatatacacataaatttacaaaattgtaAAGAAACTGCGCTGATTGTCTGTGGGTTTCTGTGACTTCAATAGTGCGTAACCCAAATTAGAGGGAGAGTCCAGCTTCGACAGCTATTTTCATCATAAAAGGgagttttagtaaaatatacaaaatattcaATCGAGTATAATAAGCCTTGTTTGATAGCAtcagaaatagaaataataacatCAGTAGTGAAAGTCAGCCGTGTTATAACAAGATGCATTGCTCACGCTATTACAAGAGGAGAGAAGGCAGTAGGCATGAGCAGATAAATGATGCGCACTAGATCAGGGCTTTTGATCAGGGCACTGAAGGGTGCTCGTACCACTTCAGGGTGGGAGATGTTGTTTGCGGTCGCAAGAATCAACCATGCAGATAGTGTATTTGTCATCACAGCAACTTGTCTGTGAATTCAGATTTTCATATCTTCCATACATCAAAAGTAAATATCATAGCACCATCAATCCTGATAACTATCTGCACATTTCACTTACCCACAAGGAACCACAGATAATAGCAGAAAAAAGGCAGGAAAACAGTGTTAGATCATAAAGTGAgttggttttttatattttgctgtgtGAAAACTTAGACACTTCTTAGAATTACCTtccaataacatattattttcatatattccaTATATGTCTGTTTTTCATTGCTTAGAgccttttttgtttcattctaaaAAAGGGGGTGTGAGATTGCCATTGTCAGTCATGGGGGGTGTGAGATTGCCATTGTCAGTCATGGGGGGGGTGTGGCTATAAAAATGAATAGAGAAGCGCTGGTCTAGATTACGGTGCCGCTATAGTTACTCTCTGTCTTCTTCATACGGTCTTTATTTCTCTGGCTACTGGGACAGTATAACATTCTTGtttgtaattattatttactAGTTGTGTGGGTAGTCCTTCTTTCAGGACCACCTTTGGGACACACGGACATGCACACCGCATCTATTTGAACTCTAGAGAGCCAAAGTTAACGCATCTAAGAATCGACTTCTGGAAACCAACTGAGTTCAGATTCAGTGAAGATTTTTGCTCTAGCCGTAGGTCTACCTGATACAACTTGGATTACAATCACCAACTCTAACATATTTTCCGGGATAAATTAAATCTCATCAAGGGTAGCTGAAATTGACCAGTAGCCTCCCTCTCATCTTAGTCACGAACTTTGCCCTCCTGTTCTCCTCCAACAGCCTTTTGAGGCCCGGCCACTTCATCAAAAAGTTGCTCAGTTTTATTAGCCAATTTCGTTTATGTTTAAATATTAACATTTCATTtacttaaattttttaaaataaatgcaaatcGTATGATCTTTATTAGTATAAtacaagtataaatataatagtgatattactgttattaatgtgaatattataatgttattaaGATTATAATACAAATACATTAAATATGTGCCTATTATTAAATGTTAGCTCAAAGCAAACGATCTGAGCCAAATTAACCGAGTCTCCACACTCAAATTAGCATTTACGCTGTCGCTGCCTTAATAAGACTCGAGACACTAAATTTCTTATTGGCTACAAGCATGAGTCAGTTCAGTTCCTCTGCATAAACCAAAAACTCTTGCCGTTGAACTTTTTATTCCCAGAGATTTTAAACCAAACCTGCTTTGAGGTTTTTGTTGGCAATTCCAAATAGGTATATTATGCTGTACATCCCAAGAAGTCTATGGTTTTTTATGCTGAAACATTCAATTATATTAGGCGaattcaatatacatgtaggctcACAAACTGAAAGTGTTAGCGCGTAGCTGGTGGTCAACCTTCGTGATATGTTGTGAGCTGGTAAAGCAATATGTCACATTTTACATGAACGGGTTCAAATCTTATTCGATGCATTATTTTTTCCGAACCTTCACTCAAGGCTACAGATAAATGGGctgacatggctcttattatagtaaaggttatacaTGTAGTCACATTTCAATAGATAACTTATTTTGTACCAGCTGGTGTTTAGTAGAAAGTTAAGCTAAGGCGAGATCAATGTAGGTTTAGGCAAAGACAGGAGCGTAgataacaacaataattatGGAATTAAATTTACCATAATAAGTGTTTAAACTTTGAGGTGATTTTTTATTAAGGCAACTATTGTCAGGCAACGAGTCACATTTTtcataaaatctattaataactTATATTGAGTATTAGTTTGTAATTCAAGTAAGAAATATTCTAGATCCGCCACCCTTTTCTGTAGCAAAACTCCTGTTTAAACCAGAAAAGCTTTTCCTTGATCTGTTAATAGTtgttctataaatagccacTTGAAGCAGATACGTGGCAGAGACACAGCATCATAGCAAGGCTAATAGACTTATAGGCTAGTGAGCAGCCTCGTGCTCTGGCAGACCAATTAAATCTGCAGTGAGTGCCTGTGTGCTGTTTGTGACCATGTACAATTACTCATGGGAGCATGCTGCCTGCAATCATAGCCTTTTCAACCTTATTCTCCACCATTCTACATTTTCCTCTCCATTTCCTTAATTACACTCCATTTCAAAATCAACCATCCAAGCATAAAGTAAACATGAACTAAGAGTTTTCATTCTGCTAATGTGAGGGAATTTGTGACCTTTTGATCTCTGtgcccatagacctattaactatgctgttaatagttaataactgtatcgttaataggtctatgtctGTACCTAATACATTTCGTTGGTTAAGTTTTTAGTTTAAATGAATTGTCTTGCAACAAATGACAACGAGTTATAGCCATTATTTCAATCTATTCCTCGCTTCCTAAATAGCGAAACTAAAAAATTCTAGTAAAATGACCTTGACCCAAAAGCCTCATGGACTAACAGCTGGATAAAGTACCTCACAGAACACCAAGTAGGAGCTTTTTATTGCCCGTCGAACACTATAGCAAAAATGAGTTATCAAGCTTGTCTTATAATGCCTGCTGTCTTCTACAGTCGATTTTACTGAAGGGAGCAGACAGATGGATAATGTCACTTACGAAACCACCACTCCAGATCGGTGATACGCGGTGGGCAGTCCAAATCTCCGAACTCCATGAGGAAAGAACTCCGAGAACAATGCACATGATCGCTAGAAGACAGTGAATGATGGACGTTATATATGTGAGAACAACAGCCAATAGATGACCCCGAATAGAGCTGATGTCACTCATCTCGCTGCTGGCAGAATCGC
The sequence above is drawn from the Watersipora subatra chromosome 5, tzWatSuba1.1, whole genome shotgun sequence genome and encodes:
- the LOC137396894 gene encoding uncharacterized protein, with the translated sequence MGCPPICGQRGDSASSEMSDISSIRGHLLAVVLTYITSIIHCLLAIMCIVLGVLSSWSSEIWTAHRVSPIWSGGFFLLTAGIGIVTAKKRTGYLVMCYGALCIVSIVVGIVCIQLLKRGLFTHLSDGAMYRQEELDINVILGMATCGMEILVCILSIPVCCQMAAKVKEEVHMKRDGTFSIQILGDKDIIIQQSDSTSYDRLYEDDTVSELARVSTRDCSNLLLATTALARATSRSSPGRDMKQRSKLDFATVVQMTRKTNIPNKDNSAADYEGLDVIAGVV